One Candidatus Synechococcus calcipolaris G9 genomic window carries:
- a CDS encoding peroxiredoxin, with protein sequence MAVAVGDRAPDFSLPSGTGTTIHLQDYIGKKPVVLYFYPKSDTPGCTVQACSFRDAYTVFQELGAEVIGLSNDSVAAQDRFAKNHQLPFILLSDEGNQVRKLYGVPGPIFGMVPGRVTYIIDQEGIVRHIFDSMLNFSAHVDESLKILRQLQD encoded by the coding sequence ATGGCTGTGGCCGTTGGCGATCGCGCCCCGGATTTTAGTCTCCCCTCAGGGACAGGTACCACCATTCACCTCCAGGACTACATCGGCAAAAAGCCCGTCGTTCTCTATTTCTATCCCAAATCCGATACACCGGGTTGCACCGTTCAAGCCTGCTCCTTTCGGGATGCCTACACCGTTTTCCAGGAATTGGGAGCCGAAGTAATTGGTCTGAGCAATGATTCCGTTGCCGCCCAGGATCGATTTGCCAAAAACCATCAGTTGCCCTTTATTTTGCTCAGTGACGAAGGAAATCAGGTACGGAAACTGTACGGCGTACCCGGGCCGATTTTTGGCATGGTTCCCGGCCGGGTCACTTACATCATTGACCAAGAAGGAATTGTCCGCCATATTTTTGACTCGATGCTTAACTTTTCCGCCCATGTGGATGAGTCCCTAAAAATTCTGCGGCAACTTCAGGATTAA
- a CDS encoding DUF2996 domain-containing protein — protein MSQETETTTTEAAQPKKTAKKEKPPALEDKPFGEFMNQDYLPALKAAFTAAKIDDFQATLEGNILSGEWGEGQRQFKLYFLDGTLQGRKAFVETTNGIPPSTIEPFLCDERKITLPLLVFGVMQRLNAQKWLGGN, from the coding sequence ATGTCTCAAGAGACTGAAACCACGACAACTGAGGCAGCACAGCCCAAAAAAACTGCTAAAAAAGAAAAGCCCCCCGCCTTAGAAGATAAGCCCTTTGGCGAATTTATGAATCAGGACTATCTACCCGCCCTCAAGGCCGCCTTCACCGCCGCCAAGATTGATGACTTCCAGGCCACCCTAGAGGGCAATATCCTCTCTGGAGAATGGGGCGAAGGGCAGCGGCAATTTAAGCTTTATTTTCTAGATGGCACCCTACAAGGACGGAAAGCCTTCGTGGAAACAACCAATGGGATTCCCCCCAGTACCATTGAGCCGTTCCTGTGTGATGAACGCAAGATCACCCTCCCCCTACTCGTCTTTGGCGTTATGCAGCGTTTAAATGCCCAAAAGTGGCTAGGAGGTAATTAA
- a CDS encoding YaaW family protein: MNELRAALELATEEELQDLTEILFRRKLNPIDYLRTPDPIQVQCQDRQDWLDQIEARFRFLAADGLTVLKGQSQQISYRQTLMRVCRYLKLKFSPSWTTNELELEIFLGLLQRMWQKLPDRDRQVLVSQIEDSLPQLSQGRKISVETIRLVLEGSAAIAVSSLIRPLLVQQVARQFAIKLAGYKLSITPLVGKGMAMGATKYALGRSVLAFASTALWIWFAADLGWRAIATNYGRIIPTIFTIAQIRLLRGDEWLPAF, translated from the coding sequence ATGAATGAGTTACGGGCGGCTTTGGAATTGGCAACGGAAGAGGAACTACAAGACTTGACCGAAATTCTTTTCCGACGGAAGCTGAATCCCATTGATTACCTGCGGACCCCTGATCCAATTCAGGTACAGTGCCAGGATCGCCAAGATTGGCTGGATCAGATTGAGGCCCGGTTTCGCTTTTTAGCCGCCGATGGTCTTACGGTTCTCAAGGGTCAAAGCCAACAAATTAGCTATCGGCAAACCTTGATGCGGGTCTGTCGTTACCTGAAACTGAAATTTTCCCCCAGTTGGACGACTAATGAATTAGAGCTGGAAATCTTTCTGGGCCTCCTACAGCGGATGTGGCAAAAATTACCCGATCGCGATCGCCAGGTTCTTGTCTCGCAAATTGAAGACTCCTTACCCCAACTGAGCCAGGGCCGCAAAATTTCCGTGGAAACCATTCGCCTAGTTCTTGAAGGTAGTGCGGCGATCGCCGTTAGTTCCCTCATTCGTCCCCTGTTAGTGCAGCAGGTGGCCCGTCAATTTGCCATTAAGCTGGCGGGTTATAAGCTGTCCATTACCCCCCTCGTAGGTAAGGGGATGGCCATGGGGGCGACCAAGTATGCCCTCGGTCGGAGTGTTTTAGCCTTTGCCAGTACGGCTCTGTGGATCTGGTTCGCTGCTGATTTGGGCTGGCGGGCGATCGCTACAAACTATGGCCGCATTATCCCGACAATTTTTACCATTGCCCAAATTCGTCTCCTGCGAGGGGATGAGTGGCTACCTGCCTTTTAG
- the ccsB gene encoding c-type cytochrome biogenesis protein CcsB: MDLVTLENWLDNAAFAILFLTMLIYWGGAAFPRFDWLPSLGRTGMAIANLCIAGLLLSRWLEGGYFPISNLYESLFFLCWGLTTMHLVAESISGNPLVGVVTAPVAMGITAFAALSLPPDMQTSAPLVPALKSNWLMMHVSVMMLSYATLMVGSLLAIAFLVVTWGKPIELKGSSIGTGGFRSVKSSAQVSSPGEPDPSAPLSNTGGTALLTAATPTLSIQRLTLAETLDNLSYRMIGLGFPLLTIGIISGAVWANEAWGAPWSWDPKETWALIVWLVFAAYLHARITRDWQGRRPAILATGGFVVVWICYLGVNLLGKGLHSYGWFF; the protein is encoded by the coding sequence ATGGATTTGGTTACGCTTGAAAATTGGCTGGATAATGCCGCTTTTGCAATTTTATTTCTAACAATGCTCATCTACTGGGGGGGGGCCGCGTTTCCCCGATTTGACTGGTTGCCCAGTCTAGGTCGCACTGGCATGGCGATCGCCAATCTATGTATTGCCGGCCTTTTGCTATCCCGTTGGCTGGAGGGGGGCTATTTCCCCATTAGTAATCTCTATGAGTCCCTCTTTTTTCTCTGTTGGGGCTTGACGACCATGCATCTTGTGGCCGAGAGCATTAGTGGCAATCCCTTAGTGGGGGTGGTGACGGCTCCTGTGGCCATGGGGATTACCGCCTTTGCCGCCCTGTCCTTGCCCCCGGACATGCAAACCTCCGCCCCCCTGGTTCCCGCCTTAAAATCCAATTGGTTAATGATGCATGTGAGTGTGATGATGCTCAGTTATGCCACATTGATGGTCGGCTCCCTGCTGGCGATCGCCTTTTTAGTCGTGACCTGGGGGAAACCCATCGAACTGAAAGGGAGTTCCATTGGCACCGGTGGCTTCCGCTCGGTCAAATCCTCTGCTCAGGTGTCCTCTCCTGGGGAACCGGATCCCAGTGCCCCCCTAAGCAACACAGGGGGAACGGCTCTCTTGACTGCGGCCACCCCAACCCTTTCCATTCAGCGTTTAACGTTGGCTGAAACCTTAGATAATCTCAGCTATCGCATGATCGGCCTGGGATTTCCCCTCTTAACCATTGGCATTATTTCTGGGGCAGTTTGGGCCAATGAAGCCTGGGGTGCGCCCTGGAGTTGGGATCCCAAGGAAACCTGGGCCTTGATTGTTTGGCTTGTCTTTGCCGCCTATCTCCATGCCCGGATTACCCGCGACTGGCAGGGTCGTCGTCCGGCGATTTTAGCCACGGGAGGATTTGTCGTGGTTTGGATTTGCTACCTAGGGGTTAATCTCCTCGGCAAGGGGTTACATTCCTATGGCTGGTTTTTCTAG
- a CDS encoding Fur family transcriptional regulator, producing the protein MASRRPRSQDTILSILKVLARPISAQDLYIELRTQNQPLGLATVYRGLDSLKVSGVVQARPLASGEVVYSLVQQDQHHLTCLQCGVSIPIHVCPVQELESELRRSQQFEIYYHTLEFFGLCKNCQAQMQLSATVDS; encoded by the coding sequence ATGGCGAGTCGCCGTCCCCGCAGTCAAGACACAATCCTCAGTATCCTCAAGGTTTTAGCACGGCCCATTTCTGCCCAAGATCTCTATATTGAATTGCGTACCCAAAATCAACCCTTGGGTTTAGCAACGGTCTACCGAGGCTTGGATTCCCTGAAAGTGAGTGGTGTCGTTCAAGCCCGGCCCCTGGCCAGTGGCGAAGTTGTTTATAGCCTGGTTCAACAGGATCAGCACCATTTAACCTGTCTACAGTGTGGTGTATCCATCCCCATCCATGTCTGCCCCGTCCAAGAACTTGAGTCGGAATTACGGCGATCTCAGCAGTTTGAAATTTATTACCATACCCTAGAGTTTTTTGGTCTTTGTAAAAATTGCCAAGCACAGATGCAACTATCGGCTACCGTGGATTCCTAG
- a CDS encoding FAD-binding oxidoreductase — translation METDFEYNLRESFALYDSEDVNQDYMKDQEKLTDLPLLTPGSSQYESNLGRLINGTASTQQPALIIQPTSLADVQEAVRYAASRNMPISVCSGGHSSFCAVDGSLMLDLAPELNRVTVEGNRVRVQGGATMGKILETLAPYGSMIPVGAYGTPGFGLLTMGGVGHLSRSLGLTVDAIAELRGVRADGQSFTISASSGDKPMWTLLRGGAIFLAIITEATLRTFQRQRLQLQRHIADLEQLQALLAIAESLPQGASCSFILGYTPDTQIPAVMTYAVAPLEDIAAISGLGQLSSDWIFEAEGLEALPPFELPFQDGTNRKDPVSLPPRQHRLRTWVYSLSLPRGQVNTLAKLLQRAIATVPNHMCQIDLQHVGGVVNDIPPLATAYTGRNAEWSIVVTAVWNPNESSGAKEGRAWADQVFEALLPLANHYYIVQRHPGTNVYDQELRLAYGPLLELLKLQKQQWDPQGLLPGLT, via the coding sequence ATGGAAACTGACTTTGAATACAATCTAAGGGAATCTTTTGCCCTTTATGATAGTGAGGATGTCAACCAAGACTATATGAAAGATCAAGAGAAATTGACTGATTTACCTTTATTAACTCCAGGAAGTAGTCAGTATGAGTCAAATTTAGGTCGTTTAATCAATGGTACTGCCTCGACCCAACAACCTGCGCTCATCATTCAGCCTACCTCGTTGGCGGACGTACAAGAAGCAGTCAGATATGCCGCCAGTCGCAATATGCCCATCAGTGTTTGCAGTGGTGGCCATAGTTCCTTTTGTGCCGTTGATGGTAGCCTCATGCTTGATCTTGCTCCGGAACTTAATCGAGTAACCGTAGAAGGAAATAGGGTCAGGGTGCAGGGGGGTGCAACCATGGGCAAAATTCTTGAAACTTTGGCCCCTTACGGCTCCATGATTCCAGTGGGGGCCTATGGTACACCAGGATTTGGCTTGCTCACCATGGGAGGAGTAGGGCACCTGAGCCGCAGTCTAGGTTTGACCGTGGATGCGATCGCAGAGTTAAGGGGAGTCAGGGCTGATGGTCAGTCCTTTACCATCTCTGCCAGCAGTGGAGATAAGCCAATGTGGACCTTGCTCAGAGGGGGCGCAATATTTTTGGCAATTATCACAGAGGCAACCCTGCGTACTTTTCAGCGGCAACGACTACAACTACAGCGTCACATTGCTGACCTTGAGCAGTTACAGGCATTATTAGCCATAGCTGAAAGCTTGCCCCAGGGGGCATCCTGTTCCTTTATTCTCGGTTATACTCCTGACACCCAAATACCCGCTGTGATGACCTATGCAGTAGCTCCGCTGGAAGATATTGCGGCAATTTCAGGTCTGGGTCAGCTTTCTAGTGACTGGATCTTTGAGGCAGAAGGGTTGGAGGCATTACCCCCCTTTGAACTACCGTTCCAAGACGGCACAAACCGGAAAGACCCAGTTTCGTTGCCACCCCGACAACATCGCCTCAGAACTTGGGTCTATTCCCTCTCTCTGCCCCGAGGACAGGTTAATACCTTGGCAAAACTATTACAGAGGGCGATCGCCACAGTCCCCAATCATATGTGCCAAATCGATCTCCAGCATGTGGGTGGTGTGGTCAACGATATACCCCCACTAGCCACTGCCTACACAGGGCGAAATGCGGAGTGGTCCATTGTGGTTACTGCGGTATGGAACCCCAATGAGTCTTCCGGTGCAAAGGAGGGTAGAGCCTGGGCAGATCAGGTATTTGAAGCTTTGCTCCCCCTAGCGAATCACTACTATATTGTCCAGAGACATCCCGGAACCAACGTTTATGATCAGGAACTACGTTTAGCCTATGGGCCTTTGCTAGAGTTACTGAAATTGCAGAAACAACAGTGGGATCCCCAGGGACTGTTACCTGGTTTGACCTAA
- a CDS encoding P-II family nitrogen regulator, which yields MKKVEAIIRPFKLDEVKIALVNAGIVGMTVSEVRGFGRQKGQTERYRGSEYTVEFLQKLKVEIVVEDNQVDMVVEKIITAARTGEIGDGKIFITPVEQVIRIRTSEKNQEAV from the coding sequence TTGAAGAAAGTAGAAGCCATTATCCGTCCTTTTAAGCTAGATGAAGTTAAAATTGCCCTTGTCAATGCTGGAATTGTCGGCATGACCGTTTCAGAAGTTCGGGGATTTGGTCGCCAAAAGGGTCAAACCGAGCGGTATCGCGGCTCTGAATACACCGTTGAGTTTTTACAAAAGCTGAAGGTGGAAATCGTTGTCGAAGATAACCAAGTCGATATGGTGGTCGAGAAAATCATTACCGCAGCCCGCACTGGCGAAATTGGGGATGGCAAGATTTTCATTACCCCAGTGGAGCAAGTGATCCGTATTCGCACCAGCGAGAAAAATCAAGAAGCGGTCTAG
- the purQ gene encoding phosphoribosylformylglycinamidine synthase subunit PurQ, giving the protein MRAVSSSPKVGIIVFPGSNCDRDVAHITQDILNWPTRFIWHQEKDVADCDLVVIPGGFSYGDYLRCGAIARFSAIMPAVKDHAEAGKWLLGICNGFQVLTEAGLLPGALVRNRDLHFICDRVHLRVETNQTPWSRNFHTEQVINLPIAHGEGCYYADADTLKSLEDHQQILFRYCQPQGQWDATSNPNGSLHNIAGICNRRGNVLGLMPHPERAADPQMNQAHLPESHSLDGLTLFRSLLN; this is encoded by the coding sequence ATTCGTGCGGTGAGTTCTTCCCCTAAGGTTGGCATTATTGTTTTTCCTGGCTCAAATTGCGATCGCGATGTGGCCCATATTACCCAAGACATCCTAAATTGGCCGACGCGATTCATCTGGCATCAAGAGAAAGATGTGGCAGATTGTGATCTGGTGGTCATTCCCGGTGGGTTTAGCTACGGAGATTATTTACGCTGTGGGGCGATCGCCCGCTTTTCGGCCATTATGCCCGCCGTCAAGGATCATGCTGAGGCCGGTAAATGGCTGCTGGGAATATGTAATGGCTTTCAAGTTCTCACCGAAGCGGGTTTATTACCGGGGGCCCTCGTTCGCAATCGGGATTTACATTTTATCTGCGATCGGGTGCATTTACGGGTTGAGACGAATCAAACCCCTTGGAGCCGTAACTTTCACACAGAGCAGGTGATTAATTTGCCCATTGCCCACGGCGAAGGCTGTTACTATGCTGATGCCGATACTCTTAAAAGCCTAGAGGATCACCAGCAAATTCTCTTCCGCTATTGCCAACCCCAAGGCCAGTGGGATGCAACCAGTAACCCCAACGGCTCCCTCCACAATATTGCGGGTATTTGTAATCGCCGTGGAAATGTTCTCGGTCTGATGCCCCACCCAGAACGGGCCGCCGATCCCCAGATGAATCAGGCCCATTTACCGGAATCCCATTCCCTCGATGGTTTAACCCTCTTTAGATCACTCTTAAACTAG
- the pdxA gene encoding 4-hydroxythreonine-4-phosphate dehydrogenase PdxA, protein MKKKPSSKKPKSKRLKPRLALTLGDPAGIGPEIILKALTPTGGLDSDGLSAITIFGSRRILEQTYIQLRQQGQDPIDPASLTIVDLETAAFIEPGQPSVASGAASFAYLDQAIGRTLGGEFDGIVTAPISKATWKTAGYDYPGQTEVLAERAEAAAVGMLFLGRSPRTDWVLRTLLATTHIPLRRVPDRLTPDLLSQKLDLLIQVLSESLGLTTPRIALPGLNPHSGEQGQLGQEEITWLIPWLEDKRRQYPQVTLVGPVPPDTLWIGAAQAWGATSNDGITYPAYDAYLALYHDQGLIPVKMLAFAEAVNTTIGLPFIRTSPDHGTAFDIAGQGIASSRSLEAAIAWAAELA, encoded by the coding sequence GTGAAGAAGAAGCCATCCTCCAAGAAGCCTAAATCTAAGAGGCTTAAGCCTCGCCTAGCCCTAACTCTGGGGGATCCTGCTGGAATTGGCCCAGAAATTATCCTTAAGGCCCTCACACCTACTGGGGGCCTTGATTCGGATGGTCTATCTGCCATTACCATCTTTGGTAGTCGTCGGATTTTAGAGCAAACTTACATCCAACTCCGCCAGCAAGGTCAAGACCCTATTGATCCTGCCTCCTTGACCATTGTGGATTTGGAGACGGCGGCGTTCATTGAACCGGGCCAGCCCAGTGTTGCCAGTGGAGCCGCTAGTTTTGCCTATCTGGATCAGGCCATTGGCCGCACTCTAGGGGGAGAGTTTGATGGGATTGTCACCGCTCCCATTAGTAAGGCGACCTGGAAAACAGCGGGCTACGATTATCCGGGGCAAACCGAAGTGTTGGCGGAGCGGGCAGAAGCAGCGGCGGTGGGAATGCTCTTTTTAGGGCGATCGCCACGCACGGATTGGGTCTTGCGAACCTTGCTGGCTACTACCCACATTCCCCTGCGGAGGGTTCCTGATCGCCTAACTCCAGACCTTCTTAGCCAAAAATTAGATCTACTCATTCAGGTTTTATCTGAATCCCTCGGGCTAACAACCCCCAGAATTGCCCTGCCTGGATTAAATCCCCACAGTGGCGAACAGGGGCAATTGGGTCAGGAAGAAATCACGTGGTTGATTCCCTGGCTAGAGGACAAACGGCGGCAATATCCCCAGGTGACATTGGTGGGGCCGGTTCCCCCGGATACCCTATGGATTGGAGCCGCCCAGGCCTGGGGAGCCACGTCTAATGATGGAATCACCTATCCTGCCTACGATGCCTATTTAGCCCTCTACCATGATCAGGGGTTAATTCCGGTGAAGATGTTAGCCTTTGCGGAAGCGGTGAATACTACCATCGGCCTACCCTTTATTCGTACCTCGCCGGACCATGGTACAGCCTTTGATATTGCCGGCCAAGGAATCGCCAGTTCCCGTAGTTTAGAGGCGGCGATCGCCTGGGCCGCAGAGCTTGCCTGA
- a CDS encoding 30S ribosomal protein S1: MVNQEQTFDVGFTHADFAALLDKYDYHFNPGDVVPGTVFSIEPKGALIDIGAKTAAYIPIQEMSINRIDTPEEVLQSNETREFFILADENEDGQLTLSIRRIEYMRAWERVRQLQAEDATVRSQVFATNRGGALVRIEGLRGFIPGSHISTRVNKEELVGEELPLKFLEVDEERNRLVLSHRRALVERKMNKLEVSEVVVGTVRGIKPYGAFIDIGGVSGLLHISEISHDHIDTPHSVFNVNDQLKVMIIDLDAERGRISLSTKQLEPEAGDMVKNPQLVYEKAEEMAEKYREELRMKAEAARMPVEAIAEDESESFSSDSEEEAILQEA, from the coding sequence ATGGTCAATCAGGAACAAACCTTTGATGTGGGCTTTACGCACGCTGATTTTGCCGCCTTACTCGACAAATACGACTATCACTTTAACCCAGGAGATGTCGTCCCGGGGACAGTTTTTAGTATTGAGCCGAAGGGCGCACTGATTGACATCGGCGCAAAAACGGCTGCTTATATCCCGATTCAGGAAATGTCGATCAATCGGATTGATACCCCTGAGGAAGTGCTGCAATCCAATGAAACCCGTGAATTTTTCATCCTCGCCGATGAGAACGAAGACGGTCAGCTTACCCTTTCCATTCGTCGCATTGAGTATATGCGGGCCTGGGAACGGGTGCGGCAATTACAGGCGGAGGATGCCACGGTGCGCTCCCAGGTCTTTGCCACCAATCGGGGGGGAGCCTTGGTGCGGATTGAAGGTCTACGGGGCTTTATTCCCGGCTCCCACATCAGTACCCGTGTCAATAAAGAAGAACTGGTGGGTGAAGAACTGCCCCTCAAGTTTCTAGAGGTGGATGAAGAGCGGAATCGCCTCGTTCTCAGCCATCGTCGCGCCCTCGTTGAGCGGAAGATGAACAAGCTAGAAGTCAGCGAAGTGGTGGTGGGAACCGTGCGCGGTATTAAACCCTACGGTGCCTTTATTGATATTGGTGGCGTGAGTGGTCTTCTCCACATTTCCGAAATTTCCCATGACCACATTGATACGCCCCACAGTGTCTTTAATGTCAATGATCAACTCAAGGTGATGATTATTGATCTAGATGCGGAGCGGGGTCGGATTTCCCTTTCCACCAAGCAACTGGAACCGGAAGCGGGAGATATGGTCAAGAATCCCCAGCTTGTCTACGAAAAAGCGGAAGAAATGGCGGAAAAATATCGGGAAGAACTGCGTATGAAAGCAGAGGCTGCCCGGATGCCCGTAGAGGCGATCGCCGAGGACGAATCGGAATCCTTCAGCAGTGATAGTGAAGAAGAAGCCATCCTCCAAGAAGCCTAA
- the tilS gene encoding tRNA lysidine(34) synthetase TilS → MAWGWVQARLHQLLRQHPWLPPHGSLLIGVSGGQDSLCLLRLLIDLQPHWHWSLQVVHCNHGWREDAQANAEFVQTLSETWGVTCRVAIAPPEIKTQKTEAAARAWRYQVFTEMAQGQNCSHVVTGHTASDQAETVLLNLLRGSGLDGLSSLTWQRSLTPEISLVRPLLWITRDETASFCQGQGISPWPDATNEQLTYRRNRIRQELIPYLQEHFNAQVEPALARTSDLLQGDREYLEAQALALRLTLEQSHPPGLHRVMLGQAHLALQRRVVRQFLQQHLSRRSNYAQIAKFLHLLTAPNHSQTDPFPGGAIARVDHPWIQLIFP, encoded by the coding sequence ATGGCTTGGGGATGGGTTCAGGCCCGTTTACATCAATTGTTACGCCAACACCCCTGGTTGCCCCCCCATGGCTCCCTTTTGATTGGCGTTTCCGGTGGTCAGGATTCCCTTTGTTTGCTACGGCTCCTCATTGATTTACAGCCCCATTGGCATTGGTCATTGCAGGTGGTGCATTGCAACCATGGTTGGCGAGAGGATGCCCAAGCCAATGCCGAGTTTGTCCAAACCCTAAGTGAAACCTGGGGAGTGACCTGTCGAGTGGCGATCGCCCCTCCAGAGATTAAAACTCAAAAAACCGAAGCGGCGGCGCGGGCATGGCGATATCAGGTCTTCACAGAGATGGCCCAAGGGCAAAACTGCTCCCATGTGGTCACGGGCCATACCGCCAGTGATCAAGCGGAAACGGTGTTATTGAATTTGCTGCGGGGCAGCGGTTTGGATGGCCTATCCAGTTTGACCTGGCAGCGATCGCTTACCCCAGAGATTAGTTTGGTGCGCCCCCTGCTATGGATAACTAGGGATGAAACCGCCAGCTTTTGTCAAGGCCAGGGTATTTCCCCTTGGCCCGATGCCACCAATGAGCAACTCACCTATCGCCGCAACCGCATCCGCCAGGAATTGATCCCCTACCTGCAAGAACATTTCAATGCCCAGGTTGAACCGGCCCTTGCCCGCACATCTGACCTCCTCCAAGGCGATCGGGAGTACTTGGAAGCCCAGGCCCTAGCTCTCCGTCTTACCCTAGAGCAGAGCCATCCCCCTGGTCTACATCGGGTCATGCTGGGCCAGGCCCATCTGGCTTTACAACGCCGAGTTGTGCGGCAATTTTTGCAGCAGCACCTATCACGGAGATCAAATTATGCCCAAATCGCAAAATTTCTCCACCTCCTCACGGCCCCTAACCATAGCCAGACCGATCCCTTTCCTGGTGGGGCGATCGCCCGCGTTGATCACCCCTGGATTCAGTTGATTTTTCCCTGA
- a CDS encoding amidohydrolase family protein, with amino-acid sequence MEQSIKRIAIEEAFVTQEIADEWAKLLAEGAPREPGFRKMGETILADSPSTRLIHEQLIDLGAARIAHMDATGIAMQVLSITSPGVQVFGAELATALARQANDRLSAAVKAHPDRFAGLAAVAPQNPTAAALEIERAIQQLDLCGVLINSHTFGEYLDDQKYWEIFAAAEANQVPIYLHPRTPSPAMIAPFLDYGLYFAGWGFTVETATHALRLIMGGVFDCFPRLKIILGHMGEGLPYWLQRLDNRYLLQVKIGAVQKMPRLPSEYFKEHFVITTSGVCSPPALRHALDVLGSDALLFAADYPYESIEEAVSFLDSVMISDQERRKIYQTNAEKLFRLDFSASGLKN; translated from the coding sequence ATGGAACAGTCAATAAAACGAATTGCCATAGAAGAAGCATTTGTCACCCAGGAGATTGCTGATGAGTGGGCTAAACTGCTGGCAGAAGGCGCACCAAGGGAACCAGGCTTCCGCAAAATGGGTGAAACAATTCTGGCTGACAGCCCCAGTACGCGCCTCATCCATGAGCAGCTTATAGACCTAGGAGCGGCGCGCATTGCCCACATGGATGCTACCGGCATCGCTATGCAGGTGCTTTCAATTACATCGCCAGGTGTGCAAGTGTTTGGGGCTGAATTAGCTACGGCGTTGGCGCGACAGGCAAATGATCGGTTAAGCGCAGCGGTCAAAGCACATCCTGATCGTTTTGCTGGATTAGCGGCTGTTGCCCCCCAGAACCCCACCGCCGCCGCCCTGGAAATCGAACGAGCTATCCAGCAGCTTGATCTATGTGGCGTACTCATCAACTCCCACACCTTTGGCGAATATCTGGATGACCAAAAGTATTGGGAAATTTTTGCCGCTGCTGAGGCCAACCAGGTACCCATTTATCTCCATCCCCGCACCCCATCTCCGGCAATGATCGCCCCTTTTCTGGATTATGGACTTTATTTTGCGGGTTGGGGATTCACGGTTGAAACCGCCACCCATGCCTTACGCCTTATCATGGGCGGTGTATTTGACTGTTTCCCCAGGCTCAAGATCATTTTGGGACATATGGGGGAAGGGCTGCCTTACTGGCTACAGCGGCTGGATAACCGCTACTTGCTCCAGGTGAAAATTGGCGCGGTTCAGAAAATGCCTCGCCTCCCTAGCGAATATTTTAAGGAGCATTTTGTCATTACCACTAGCGGCGTCTGTTCCCCACCGGCTTTGCGTCATGCCTTAGATGTGCTTGGCTCCGATGCCCTTCTATTTGCTGCCGATTATCCTTATGAATCCATTGAAGAAGCTGTTTCCTTCCTGGACAGTGTGATGATTTCTGACCAAGAGAGGCGCAAGATTTACCAAACGAACGCAGAAAAACTGTTTAGGCTTGATTTCTCTGCTTCCGGATTGAAGAACTGA
- a CDS encoding phage virion morphogenesis protein translates to MTSIRVTLEDQGLQTVLNRQADRLGNPREMFAEIGAYMDMKTRTRIRQLGSPQETITVMEGQHWAPLAAATINRKRRKRKKQKKLQQDGELLGTITYQANSQQVEIGEIVRDYLS, encoded by the coding sequence ATGACCAGTATCCGCGTCACCCTGGAAGACCAAGGGCTGCAAACCGTCCTGAACCGGCAAGCCGATCGCCTGGGCAATCCCAGAGAAATGTTTGCCGAGATTGGGGCATACATGGACATGAAGACCCGTACCCGGATTCGTCAGCTAGGCAGCCCCCAGGAAACCATTACCGTAATGGAGGGGCAGCACTGGGCCCCGCTGGCGGCGGCAACCATTAACCGCAAGCGACGGAAGCGCAAGAAGCAAAAGAAGCTCCAGCAGGATGGGGAGCTATTGGGGACGATTACCTACCAGGCAAATTCGCAGCAGGTGGAGATCGGTGAAATTGTGCGGGATTATCTGAGTTAG